The proteins below are encoded in one region of Silene latifolia isolate original U9 population chromosome 2, ASM4854445v1, whole genome shotgun sequence:
- the LOC141634162 gene encoding uncharacterized protein LOC141634162, producing MNDERAARIALETRVREQAEQMASMQKAWADMQDLKESFLSCKSSKQLWSEVRERYGQTNAPLLFQLKKELRNISQDNSSVVEYFNKLKCSWDDMEELESYPDCTCGAMASCSCNLMKRIVDNVAFERVLNFLMGLGDTYETLRTNILAMDPVPNVNRVYSIIRQAEAQKQITGGMQLVPETSALSVGKVNDQKPWNVWKRDGKQPQAPTSGSNGQTSDGRWCNQCQKSGHTRDTCFVLHPELKDKYFARFPPKGNSSRKFSGNAEVQRMTEDTPLEFQANTSAGQSSNKFAKYDPEVVTVVYQDIMQRVQFKQSDNTVMDHSNVNFAGKVHNTSDYLHNFIASEHDWIIDSGASDHMSANKALFTEMKPLPKPILVGLPDGTTKVVIFSGIIILSHRIILYNVLFIPGFKHNLLSVGQLLSTSKLLIHFSVNECMIQDPASNLSVAVCPRIGGLYKLNAPLLKNEDLNHSLVTDVCNNVVTGTLNNSVHETVSSCNKECNAVKSVNLIHARLGHTSLAKMHHIVGIDCKNLKSYYCDTCIIAKIHKQPFIRSDSRAKQSFDLLHIDLWGPYKVQTLSGASYFLTVVDDHTRVTWTFLMKFKTQVASILSTFFAQVENQFNKTVKMVRSDNGTEIFQEECAHLFNTKGILHQRSVPGVPQQNGRVERKHRHLVETARAMLLYLCLPKKFWGESLLTTYVINKLPSAILGWKTPHEVLLGEHPSYDELRVLRCLCYAPKHGPVKDKFEAKGRRCVFIGYPYGQKAYKLYDLDNHKVFVSRDVLFHENIFPFSSQKIQKNSKNPSQNPPTNHLAIFDTDHDFNANCYPKTSTPHFTQTMESSCSEFPSANNNNPGTSQEHQEDLAIPARRSTRVRQIPANLKDFVYPTLSLENSTSLSSEAFSVFNLNSYPVAHLHSLNNVLSTVEPSSYK from the coding sequence CTTATCTTGCAAGTCTTCTAAGCAACTCTGGTCTGAAGTGCGTGAAAGGTATGGACAAACCAATGCTCCTCTGTTATTTCAATTGAAGAAGGAGTTAAGGAACATTTCCCAGGATAATAGTTCAGTCGTCGAGTATTTCAACAAATTAAAGTGTAGTTGGGATGATATGGAGGAATTAGAAAGCTATCCTGACTGCACATGTGGTGCTATGGCTTCATGTTCATGCAATTTGATGAAAAGAATTGTGGACAATGTCGCTTTTGAGAGAGTTTTGAATTTTCTTATGGGATTAGGAGATACCTATGAGACCTTAAGGACCAATATTCTGGCCATGGATCCTGTTCCAAATGTGAACAGAGTGTATTCGATCATTCGTCAAGCAGAAGCACAGAAGCAAATCACTGGTGGTATGCAGCTTGTACCAGAGACTAGTGCCTTATCAGTTGGGAAAGTAAATGACCAGAAACCTTGGAATGTTTGGAAGAGGGATGGAAAGCAACCCCAAGCTCCTACAAGTGGTTCTAATGGTCAAACCTCTGATGGACGCTGGTGTAATCAATGCCAGAAAAGCGGACATACCAGAGATACCTGTTTTGTACTTCATCCTGAGTTGAAAGATAAATATTTTGCTAGGTTTCCACCAAAAGGCAATTCTTCAAGGAAGTTTTCTGGAAATGCAGAAGTGCAAAGGATGACTGAAGACACACCATTGGAGTTTCAGGCTAATACCAGTGCTGGACAGTCTTCAAATAAGTTCGCCAAGTATGATCCAGAAGTGGTAACTGTTGTGTATCAGGACATAATGCAGAGGGTGCAATTCAAACAGTCTGACAACACAGTCATGGATCACTCAAATGTGAACTTTGCAGGTAAAGTTCATAATACCTCTGATTACTTGCATAATTTCATTGCATCTGAACATGATTGGATCATAGATTCTGGGGCAAGTGACCACATGAGTGCCAATAAGGCTTTATTTACAGAAATGAAACCATTACCCAAACCTATCTTAGTTGGATTGCCTGATGGGACGACTAAAGTTGTCATTTTCTCTGGTATCATCATCTTATCTCACAGAATAATTCTGTATAATGTGTTGTTTATACCTGGTTTTAAACATAACTTGCTCTCAGTTGGTCAATTGTTGAGCACCTCCAAGTTACTCATTCATTTTTCTGTGAATGAATGTATGATACAGGACCCTGCTTCTAATCTCTCAGTTGCAGTGTGTCCAAGGATTGGAGGGCTTTACAAGCTTAATGCTCCCTTGTTGAAAAATGAAGATTTAAATCATAGCTTAGTAACAGATGTCTGTAACAATGTTGTAACAGGCACTCTCAATAATAGTGTTCATGAAACTGTGTCTAGTTGTAATAAAGAATGTAATGCTGTCAAGAGTGTGAACCTTATCCATGCTAGGTTGGGTCACACATCTCTTGCTAAGATGCACCATATAGTAGGGATTGATTGTAAGAATCTGAAGAGCTATTACTGTGATACTTGTATTATAGCAAAGATTCATAAACAACCTTTTATTAGAAGTGATTCTAGAGCTAAACAATCTTTTGATCTTCTGCATATTGACCTTTGGGGGCCTTATAAGGTCCAAACTTTATCTGGTGCAAGTTATTTTTTGACTGTAGTAGATGATCATACAAGGGTAACTTGGACTTTCTTGATGAAATTTAAAACTCAAGTTGCTTCAATATTATCTACTTTTTTTGCTCAAGTAGAAAATCAATTTAATAAAACTGTCAAGATGGTAAGAAGTGACAATGGGACAGAGATTtttcaagaagaatgtgcccactTGTTTAATACTAAGGGCATTTTACATCAAAGAAGTGTTCCAGGGGTGCCACAACAGAATGGTAGGGTGGAGAGAAAGCATAGACATCTGGTTGAGACGGCTAGAGCCATGCTTTTATATCTTTGCCTGCCTAAGAAATTCTGGGGCGAAAGCTTGTTGACAACTTATGTCATCAACAAGTTGCCTAGTGCCATTTTGGGGTGGAAAACTCCTCATGAAGTTCTACTAGGTGAGCATCCTAGTTATGATGAACTTAGAGTACTAAGATGTCTATGTTATGCACCAAAACATGGTCCTGTCAAGGACAAATTTGAAGCCAAAGGAAGGAGATGTGTGTTCATAGGATACCCATATGGTCAAAAAGCATATAAACTCTATGACTTAGACAATCATAAAGTCTTTGTTAGTAGAGATGTTCTTTTCCATGAAAATATTTTTCCCTTTTCctcacaaaaaatacaaaaaaattcaaaaaaccctTCCCAAAATCCTCCTACCAATCATTTAGCAATTTTTGACACAGATCATGATTTTAATGCCAATTGTTACCCTAAGACTAGTACTCCTCATTTTACTCAAACTATGGAAAGCTCATGTTCTGAGTTTCCATCTGCAAATAATAATAATCCTGGCACAAGTCAAGAGCATCAGGAAGACCTTGCTATTCCAGCTAGAAGATCTACTAGAGTGAGGCAAATTCCAGCAAATCTTAAGGATTTTGTTTACCCTACTTTGTCCTTGGAAAATTCCACTAGTCTCTCTTCTGAAGCATTTTCTGTCTTCAATCTGAACAGCTATCCAGTTGCTCATTTACATTCACTCAACAATGTTTTATCTACAGTTGAGCCATCTTCTTACAAGTAG